From one Halococcus agarilyticus genomic stretch:
- a CDS encoding ABC transporter permease, giving the protein MATETESVHESSHAGAGVWLAQIRAFAVSTLRELLRNRATVFWSVAFPAGFYLLTITLFVDTSTIPAGQVGLVKAVTAIGYGMFGALLVCLNAFSGRLIDDLDDGRYGQFRALPIAPTADLLGRMLAGAVFAVGSFVVVVGVSVPTGAEYALRTPWSPVVIAVAFLAFAAIGMVVAVFLAIAVPDAKYANIIAMSVVMLSYFLTGYNGTLTSMFAADPALLNLLPNTLGTRIVAYHLLDASAWAGSLAPPAAPAGVGHLALLVGYAALALLAGAVGMSRLVYDRGWLV; this is encoded by the coding sequence ATGGCGACGGAGACCGAATCGGTACACGAGAGTTCACACGCGGGTGCTGGCGTGTGGCTGGCACAGATCCGGGCGTTCGCGGTGAGCACGCTCCGCGAACTCCTCCGGAACAGAGCGACGGTCTTCTGGTCGGTCGCCTTTCCCGCGGGGTTTTACCTCCTCACGATCACGCTGTTCGTCGATACGAGCACTATCCCGGCCGGTCAGGTCGGCCTCGTCAAGGCCGTGACAGCCATCGGCTACGGGATGTTCGGTGCGCTCCTCGTCTGTCTGAACGCCTTTTCCGGGCGACTGATCGACGACCTCGACGACGGCCGGTACGGCCAGTTCCGCGCGCTCCCGATCGCGCCGACCGCGGACCTCCTCGGACGGATGCTCGCCGGGGCGGTCTTCGCCGTCGGCTCCTTCGTGGTCGTGGTCGGCGTGAGCGTGCCCACGGGGGCCGAGTACGCGCTCCGCACGCCGTGGTCGCCAGTCGTGATCGCGGTCGCGTTCCTCGCGTTCGCCGCGATCGGGATGGTCGTGGCGGTCTTCCTCGCGATCGCCGTCCCCGACGCGAAGTACGCCAACATCATCGCGATGAGCGTCGTCATGCTGTCGTACTTCCTGACGGGCTACAACGGCACGCTGACGTCGATGTTCGCCGCCGATCCGGCGCTGCTCAACCTCCTGCCGAACACGCTCGGCACCCGGATCGTCGCCTACCACCTCCTCGACGCGTCCGCGTGGGCCGGCTCGCTCGCCCCGCCCGCCGCACCCGCCGGCGTCGGCCATCTCGCGCTTCTCGTTGGGTACGCCGCTCTCGCGCTCCTCGCCGGTGCTGTCGGCATGTCCCGACTCGTCTACGACCGGGGGTGGTTAGTGTGA
- a CDS encoding ABC transporter ATP-binding protein, translating to MSVPVVGDNHALRADGVTKAYGPEDVVEGASLTVEDGEVLLLMGPNGVGKTVLLSCLAGATTPDSGDIEVFGQPVAKDRGTHTSFLRQSAMGVDTLSGREVVALYRDLHPAFTGRWREYVVDLGIADALDKRFEHYSGGMKRKLELAIALSIDVPIYLLDEPTAGVDLSMVGTFHNAILDQHDEGKTVVITSHRPADAALADRIAFMVDGRVTTVGTPDALTEIVPTVVRITGASTATEPERHVVGGTLFHHGAELRGFLDPGATLETLRETVTRVAPDASVETVAPSYTDVFNYHVHIA from the coding sequence GTGAGCGTACCCGTCGTGGGCGACAACCATGCGCTCCGCGCCGACGGCGTCACGAAGGCCTACGGGCCGGAGGACGTCGTCGAGGGGGCGAGCCTCACCGTCGAGGACGGCGAGGTGCTGTTGCTCATGGGCCCGAACGGCGTCGGCAAGACCGTCCTGCTGTCGTGTCTCGCCGGCGCGACGACGCCCGATTCGGGCGATATCGAGGTGTTCGGGCAGCCGGTCGCCAAGGATCGCGGGACCCACACCAGCTTCCTCCGGCAAAGCGCCATGGGTGTCGACACGCTGTCCGGCCGGGAGGTCGTAGCGCTCTACCGCGACCTCCATCCGGCGTTCACCGGCCGCTGGCGCGAGTACGTCGTTGATCTCGGAATCGCGGACGCCCTCGACAAGCGCTTCGAGCACTACTCCGGCGGGATGAAGCGCAAGCTCGAGCTCGCGATCGCGCTCAGCATCGACGTCCCGATCTACCTCCTCGACGAGCCGACCGCCGGCGTCGACCTCTCGATGGTCGGGACCTTCCACAACGCCATCCTCGACCAACACGACGAGGGGAAGACGGTCGTGATCACCAGCCATCGACCCGCCGACGCCGCGCTCGCCGACCGGATAGCGTTCATGGTCGACGGCCGCGTCACGACCGTTGGAACGCCCGACGCGCTCACCGAAATCGTTCCGACGGTGGTCCGGATCACCGGCGCGTCGACCGCGACCGAGCCCGAACGTCACGTCGTGGGCGGGACGCTCTTCCACCACGGTGCGGAGCTCCGGGGCTTTCTCGACCCGGGGGCCACTCTGGAGACGCTCCGCGAAACCGTCACCCGTGTCGCGCCCGACGCGTCGGTCGAGACCGTCGCACCGAGCTACACCGACGTGTTCAACTATCACGTCCACATCGCATGA
- a CDS encoding transcriptional regulator, whose translation MEFDDLVHQPTRLQLFAYLYRHGETSFGELSDDLDLTQGNLSSHLQRMEEAGAVAIEKEFVERKPRTTAALTDDGQALLEAHIDVLQTLIDGLDE comes from the coding sequence CTGGAGTTCGACGATCTCGTCCACCAGCCTACCCGTCTCCAGCTGTTCGCGTACCTCTACCGCCACGGCGAGACGAGTTTTGGAGAGCTGAGCGACGATCTCGACCTCACACAGGGAAACCTGTCGAGCCATCTCCAGCGGATGGAGGAGGCGGGCGCGGTCGCCATCGAAAAGGAGTTCGTCGAGAGGAAACCCCGAACCACGGCGGCACTCACCGACGACGGTCAGGCGCTGCTGGAGGCCCACATCGACGTGCTTCAGACACTCATCGACGGGTTAGACGAGTAG
- the serS gene encoding serine--tRNA ligase yields the protein MLSRQYLRDHTDEVRQALADRGADVDLDRVLEIDTEWREHKNRGDELRHERNQISDRIGDLKQAGEDEEAEDAIERSQELKEEIQEVEERADELEAALDDALLEIPNVPHESVPVGADESDNVEVRREGFDDLRELADPVVPHYDLGENLDILDFERGAKVTGGGFYFLKGDGARLEHALIQFMLDVHREQAYVDVFPPIPVNSRSMTGTSQLPKFNEDAYRVGGDEHDGYDDDDLWLCPTAEVPVTNMYRDDILLDDDLPVKHQAYTPNFRREAGEHGTETRGIVRVHQFNKVELVNFVRPEASDDRHEELVEEAAEPLRRLGLPYRVLHMCTGDLGFAPAKKYDIEVWAPGDDMDDGPEEGGRWLEVSSASNFEDFQARRAGLRYRPERHESATYLHTLNASGTAVGRVMVAILEYYQNPDGTVEIPEALRPYMGGQERIEGHEPVGESAVGAGRKE from the coding sequence ATGCTCAGCAGACAGTATCTCCGCGACCACACCGACGAGGTCCGGCAGGCGCTCGCCGACCGCGGGGCCGACGTCGATCTCGACCGGGTGCTCGAAATCGACACGGAGTGGCGCGAGCACAAGAACCGGGGCGACGAACTCCGCCACGAGCGCAACCAGATCTCGGACCGGATCGGCGACCTCAAACAGGCCGGCGAGGACGAGGAGGCCGAAGACGCGATCGAGCGCTCGCAGGAACTCAAGGAGGAGATCCAAGAGGTCGAGGAGCGCGCCGACGAACTCGAAGCCGCCCTCGACGACGCGCTCCTCGAAATCCCGAACGTCCCCCACGAGAGCGTTCCCGTCGGCGCGGACGAATCGGACAACGTCGAAGTCCGCCGCGAGGGGTTCGACGACCTGCGGGAGCTCGCCGATCCCGTCGTCCCGCACTACGACCTCGGCGAGAACCTCGATATCCTCGACTTCGAACGCGGCGCGAAGGTCACCGGCGGCGGGTTCTATTTCCTGAAGGGCGACGGCGCACGCTTGGAGCACGCCCTGATCCAGTTCATGCTCGACGTCCACCGCGAGCAGGCGTACGTCGACGTGTTCCCACCGATCCCCGTCAACTCGCGATCGATGACCGGCACCAGCCAGCTTCCGAAGTTCAACGAGGACGCCTACCGGGTCGGCGGGGACGAGCACGACGGCTACGACGACGACGACCTCTGGCTCTGTCCAACCGCGGAGGTGCCGGTGACGAACATGTACCGCGACGACATCCTGCTCGACGACGACCTCCCCGTGAAGCATCAGGCGTACACACCGAACTTCCGGCGCGAGGCGGGCGAGCACGGCACCGAAACGCGGGGGATCGTTCGAGTCCACCAGTTCAACAAGGTCGAGCTGGTGAACTTCGTGCGGCCCGAGGCAAGCGACGACCGCCACGAGGAACTCGTCGAGGAGGCCGCCGAACCGCTGCGACGGCTCGGGCTCCCCTACCGGGTGCTCCACATGTGTACCGGCGATCTCGGGTTCGCGCCAGCGAAGAAGTACGACATCGAGGTCTGGGCACCGGGCGACGACATGGACGACGGCCCCGAGGAGGGTGGGCGGTGGCTCGAAGTCTCCTCGGCGTCGAACTTCGAGGACTTTCAGGCTCGGCGGGCCGGCCTCCGCTACCGCCCGGAGCGCCACGAGTCGGCGACGTATCTCCACACGCTCAACGCCTCGGGGACCGCCGTCGGGCGCGTGATGGTCGCCATCCTCGAATACTACCAGAACCCGGATGGCACAGTCGAGATTCCCGAGGCGCTCCGGCCGTACATGGGCGGTCAGGAGCGCATCGAAGGGCACGAACCCGTCGGGGAGAGCGCGGTCGGCGCTGGCAGGAAGGAGTAG
- a CDS encoding MBL fold metallo-hydrolase — MAIGDVFAVEGCPELHYVDTGMYDTEEYGAVYVLDAERPALIDTGIGTRYENILDALDAVGIAREELAYILPTHVHLDHAGGAGYLAQACPNATVMTHEIGVSHLIDPEALVAGTKAAVEDQWSFYAEPEPVPEERIEGLSGGDALDLGDRTLDVHHAPGHAPHQVIFHDRASDALFTADAAGIWIPGIERIRQTSPPSNFDLETCLADVETIRGIEPDVLCFGHFGPREYDDALMAEYTRVLEKWVADVETKRAELDSDEAVIEHFVETSEMVEVWGERKARAEERLNTRGVLGYLDEQ, encoded by the coding sequence ATGGCCATCGGCGACGTCTTCGCAGTCGAGGGGTGTCCGGAGCTTCACTACGTCGACACCGGAATGTACGACACAGAGGAGTACGGCGCGGTGTACGTCCTCGACGCCGAGCGACCCGCGCTGATCGACACCGGGATCGGCACGCGCTACGAGAACATCCTCGATGCACTCGACGCAGTGGGGATCGCCCGCGAGGAGCTCGCGTACATCCTCCCGACCCACGTCCATCTCGACCACGCCGGCGGCGCGGGCTATCTCGCCCAAGCGTGCCCGAACGCCACGGTGATGACCCACGAGATCGGCGTTTCTCACCTGATCGATCCCGAAGCCCTCGTCGCGGGAACCAAGGCCGCGGTCGAGGACCAGTGGAGCTTCTACGCCGAGCCCGAACCCGTCCCCGAGGAGCGGATCGAGGGACTCTCCGGTGGCGATGCGCTCGATCTGGGCGATCGCACGCTCGACGTGCATCACGCACCGGGCCACGCGCCCCATCAGGTGATCTTCCACGACCGCGCGAGCGACGCGCTCTTCACTGCCGATGCCGCCGGGATCTGGATCCCCGGGATCGAGCGGATCCGCCAGACCAGTCCCCCCTCGAACTTCGATCTGGAGACGTGCCTCGCTGACGTCGAGACCATCCGTGGGATCGAGCCCGACGTGCTCTGCTTCGGGCACTTCGGCCCCCGCGAGTACGACGACGCGCTGATGGCCGAGTACACACGTGTCCTAGAGAAGTGGGTCGCTGACGTCGAGACGAAGCGCGCCGAGCTGGACAGTGACGAGGCGGTGATCGAACACTTCGTCGAGACGAGCGAGATGGTCGAGGTGTGGGGCGAGCGCAAGGCTCGCGCCGAGGAGCGGTTGAACACCCGGGGTGTGCTCGGCTATCTCGACGAGCAGTAG
- a CDS encoding AMP-dependent synthetase/ligase, with translation MAWQDAEAAFESDVLGETTISRMFEASTARNADATAQRYKGGVYDRSLAGPVVPAAPDGEYASLTYDEMRRSVRRLAAGFRDLGVETGDRVGIFADTRMEWAQTDFALLAAGGVVTTVYTGSSPDQVEYLLDDPGATGVVVENQELLERVLEVEDQLDLEFVVSIDEIEGYGDREDVLTLAQVHERGVGAFDPDEYEGWVNDRAPDDLASLIYTSGTTGQPKGVRLTHRNFKANVDQVYRRFGPRPDKGDTPTIDTDSESISFLPLAHVFERLAGHFLQFAAGATVGYAENPDTLQEDFELLQPTTGASVPRVYEKLYDAIRDQAAESAVRERIFEWAVDVGRTYQAADSPGVGLRAKRAVADRLVFGQVREALGGNVEFLISGGGSLSPDLAELFHGMGVPILEGYGLTETAPVVSVNPPEAPEIGTIGPPVHDEEVRIDSTVVADDLAAKSGGEVGELLVRGPNVTEGYWNRPEETEDAFRDDWFRTGDVVEQRPDGYITFRERSKQLLVLSTGKNVAPGPIEDSFAQHSAVEQCMAVGDGEKFVGALIVPNEAHVREWADDEGIDLPDGSQALCEDARVQEHVQETVAAVNESFETHEKIKKFALVPEEFTEDNDLLTPTMKKKRRNVLDRYADEIDRIYGR, from the coding sequence ATGGCCTGGCAGGATGCGGAAGCGGCGTTCGAGAGCGACGTTCTCGGCGAGACGACCATTTCCCGAATGTTCGAGGCGAGCACCGCCCGGAACGCCGACGCGACCGCCCAGCGGTACAAGGGCGGTGTCTACGATCGCTCGCTCGCCGGCCCCGTCGTCCCGGCCGCACCCGACGGCGAGTACGCGAGCCTGACCTACGACGAGATGCGCCGATCGGTCCGGCGGCTCGCGGCGGGCTTTCGCGACCTCGGTGTTGAGACAGGCGATCGGGTCGGCATCTTCGCCGACACACGCATGGAGTGGGCCCAGACCGACTTCGCGCTCCTGGCAGCCGGCGGGGTCGTCACCACCGTCTACACCGGCTCCTCGCCCGATCAGGTCGAGTATCTCCTCGACGATCCCGGCGCGACCGGCGTCGTGGTCGAGAACCAGGAACTCCTCGAACGCGTACTAGAGGTCGAGGACCAACTCGATCTCGAGTTCGTCGTCTCGATCGACGAAATCGAGGGGTACGGCGACCGAGAAGACGTCCTCACGCTCGCGCAGGTCCACGAACGCGGCGTCGGCGCGTTCGACCCCGACGAGTACGAGGGTTGGGTCAACGACCGCGCACCCGACGACCTCGCCAGTCTGATCTACACCTCCGGCACGACCGGCCAGCCGAAGGGCGTCCGGCTGACCCACCGGAACTTCAAGGCGAACGTCGATCAGGTCTATCGTCGGTTCGGTCCCCGGCCCGACAAGGGCGACACACCGACCATCGACACCGACTCGGAGTCGATCTCCTTCCTCCCGCTCGCGCACGTCTTCGAGCGGCTCGCGGGCCACTTCCTGCAGTTCGCTGCCGGCGCGACCGTGGGCTACGCCGAAAATCCCGACACCCTCCAGGAGGACTTCGAGCTCCTCCAGCCCACGACCGGCGCGAGCGTGCCCCGCGTCTACGAGAAGCTCTACGACGCCATCCGTGACCAGGCGGCCGAGTCCGCAGTCCGGGAACGGATCTTCGAGTGGGCCGTCGACGTCGGGCGCACGTACCAGGCAGCGGACTCACCAGGCGTGGGTCTCCGCGCGAAGCGCGCGGTCGCCGATCGCCTGGTGTTCGGTCAGGTCCGGGAGGCGCTCGGCGGCAACGTCGAGTTCCTCATCAGCGGCGGCGGCAGCCTCTCGCCCGACCTCGCCGAACTGTTCCACGGAATGGGGGTCCCGATCCTCGAAGGCTACGGCCTGACCGAAACCGCGCCCGTCGTCAGTGTCAACCCGCCCGAGGCCCCGGAGATCGGCACGATCGGGCCGCCGGTCCACGACGAGGAGGTCCGAATCGATTCGACGGTCGTGGCCGACGACCTCGCCGCGAAAAGCGGGGGCGAGGTCGGCGAGCTCCTCGTTCGCGGTCCGAACGTTACCGAGGGCTACTGGAACCGCCCCGAGGAGACCGAGGACGCCTTTCGAGATGACTGGTTCCGCACCGGCGACGTCGTCGAGCAGCGTCCGGATGGGTATATCACCTTCCGCGAGCGCTCGAAACAGCTCCTCGTGCTTTCGACGGGCAAGAACGTCGCGCCGGGCCCGATCGAGGATTCGTTCGCCCAGCACTCGGCGGTCGAGCAGTGCATGGCGGTCGGCGACGGCGAGAAGTTCGTCGGCGCGCTGATCGTGCCGAACGAGGCTCACGTCCGTGAGTGGGCCGACGACGAGGGGATCGATCTCCCCGACGGCTCCCAGGCGCTCTGCGAGGATGCGCGCGTCCAAGAGCACGTCCAGGAGACCGTCGCGGCCGTCAACGAGAGCTTCGAGACCCATGAGAAAATCAAGAAGTTCGCCCTGGTGCCCGAGGAGTTCACCGAGGACAACGACCTCCTGACCCCGACGATGAAGAAGAAACGCCGAAACGTGCTCGATCGTTACGCCGACGAGATCGACCGCATCTACGGACGGTAG
- a CDS encoding cation:proton antiporter domain-containing protein, with protein MATGGAGLIALVAGIVALGIASQVLGDRFRVPSIIFLLSVGLLLGPLSGLVLPERIITADTFGGALPAIVGLAVAIIVFEGAFHLRIEDLRQASSASFRLVTLGAAISLVGTAAVVHYALATAWDIAFLIGALLVATGPTVIAPILQVVPVRDRVGTALETEGIVNDVTAAILAVVVFEVVVLSEEFGTGEIVTEFVMKLGKGIIVGAAVAGALWYLLRYVDLSPGNAPRNARLLVLAGALVSYGLANVWTSEAGIAAVATAGIIVGNLDIPYEADITEFKGDVTLIVLSFVFIALAALLNFQDLPLGLGGLAVVVVVALVLRPLLVVLSTTGDRFTREERVFLSLVGPRGIIPASVATLFAVRLQDAGLGTEAETLVGTVFLVIFATVVFEGGLARYFAEYLDVIPMRALIVGGGKVGRDLATRLEARGENVVIVEDDESIATTARNAGFAVHVGDGTDSEVLRSAGAENASVVVASTGDDDVNLLVAQLAATTFDTDQVISRVNRPENVEAFEELDVETISSTMATSWAIDNRIERPALWNWMTELGRSGDVQEFEVTADDVAGRTIAELGDAIPEGCLIALVSRDGENMVPDGDFDLQRGDRITLVGQNQAVQNALERFHPAD; from the coding sequence GTGGCAACTGGCGGCGCTGGACTGATCGCGCTCGTTGCGGGCATCGTCGCGCTCGGGATCGCCTCCCAGGTGCTCGGCGATCGCTTCCGCGTGCCGAGCATCATCTTCCTGCTGTCGGTGGGGCTTCTCCTCGGCCCGCTGTCGGGGCTCGTGCTCCCCGAACGGATCATCACCGCCGACACGTTCGGCGGCGCGCTCCCGGCGATCGTCGGCCTCGCGGTCGCGATCATCGTGTTCGAGGGGGCGTTCCACCTCCGGATCGAGGACCTCCGCCAGGCCTCCTCGGCGTCGTTCCGCCTCGTCACGCTTGGCGCAGCGATCTCGCTCGTCGGCACCGCCGCGGTGGTCCACTACGCGCTCGCGACGGCGTGGGACATCGCCTTCCTGATCGGCGCGCTGCTGGTCGCCACCGGCCCGACCGTGATCGCGCCGATCCTCCAGGTGGTGCCGGTCCGCGATCGGGTCGGGACCGCGCTCGAAACCGAGGGGATCGTCAACGACGTCACGGCCGCGATCCTCGCGGTCGTGGTGTTCGAGGTCGTCGTCCTCAGCGAGGAGTTCGGCACCGGTGAAATCGTCACCGAGTTCGTCATGAAGCTCGGCAAGGGTATCATCGTCGGCGCGGCGGTCGCCGGCGCGCTCTGGTATCTGCTGCGGTACGTGGATCTCTCGCCGGGCAACGCCCCCCGGAACGCTCGGCTCCTCGTGCTTGCGGGCGCGCTGGTATCGTACGGGCTCGCGAACGTCTGGACCTCCGAGGCCGGCATCGCGGCGGTCGCGACCGCCGGGATCATCGTCGGCAACCTCGATATCCCCTACGAGGCCGACATCACCGAGTTCAAGGGCGACGTCACGCTGATCGTCCTTTCGTTCGTGTTCATCGCGCTCGCCGCGCTGCTCAACTTCCAGGATCTCCCGCTCGGCCTCGGCGGCCTCGCGGTCGTGGTCGTCGTGGCGCTCGTGCTCCGACCCCTCCTCGTCGTCCTCTCGACCACCGGTGACCGGTTCACTCGCGAGGAGCGCGTGTTCCTGAGTTTGGTCGGCCCACGCGGGATCATCCCGGCGTCGGTGGCGACGCTCTTTGCGGTTCGGCTTCAGGACGCGGGACTCGGTACCGAGGCGGAGACGCTCGTCGGCACTGTCTTCCTCGTGATCTTCGCGACGGTGGTGTTCGAAGGCGGACTCGCCAGATACTTCGCGGAGTATCTCGACGTGATCCCCATGCGCGCGCTCATTGTCGGGGGCGGCAAGGTCGGCCGGGATCTCGCGACCCGGCTCGAAGCCCGCGGCGAGAACGTCGTGATCGTCGAGGACGACGAGTCGATCGCCACGACCGCCCGCAACGCCGGGTTCGCTGTCCACGTCGGCGACGGCACCGACAGCGAGGTGCTGCGGTCGGCGGGGGCGGAGAACGCCTCGGTCGTGGTCGCGTCGACCGGCGACGACGACGTGAACCTGCTCGTCGCCCAGCTCGCCGCCACCACGTTCGACACCGACCAGGTCATCTCGCGGGTCAACCGCCCGGAGAACGTCGAGGCGTTCGAGGAGCTCGACGTCGAGACCATCTCCTCGACCATGGCCACCTCGTGGGCGATCGACAACCGAATCGAGCGCCCCGCGCTCTGGAACTGGATGACCGAACTCGGCCGGTCGGGCGACGTCCAGGAGTTCGAGGTCACCGCCGACGACGTCGCGGGCCGGACCATCGCGGAGCTCGGCGACGCGATCCCCGAGGGCTGTCTGATCGCGCTCGTGAGCCGCGACGGCGAGAACATGGTGCCCGACGGGGATTTCGATCTCCAACGAGGCGATCGGATCACGCTCGTCGGACAGAACCAGGCGGTCCAGAACGCCCTCGAACGGTTCCATCCTGCGGACTGA
- a CDS encoding universal stress protein, which produces MTVARDLFETVVLPVASAEDARTTCAGAAAHLRRTGGRAVVVHVIEKAGGAPDKASVEQREEGAEETFAAAREACDATEITVETRLEYGTDVAETVFKVANDVDASAIAFTPRQGSRWIKLLSGDVANALISEGERPVVVLPDHVADGDADAIDADAADSAADDGGGGG; this is translated from the coding sequence ATGACTGTCGCCAGGGACCTCTTCGAGACCGTGGTACTCCCGGTCGCGAGCGCCGAGGACGCACGCACCACCTGTGCGGGCGCGGCGGCGCACCTCCGACGGACGGGCGGCCGTGCGGTCGTCGTCCACGTGATCGAGAAGGCCGGCGGCGCGCCCGACAAGGCCTCTGTCGAGCAGCGCGAGGAGGGTGCGGAGGAGACGTTCGCGGCCGCGCGCGAGGCGTGTGATGCCACCGAGATCACGGTCGAGACACGGCTGGAATACGGCACAGACGTGGCCGAGACCGTCTTCAAAGTCGCCAACGACGTGGACGCGAGCGCGATCGCGTTCACCCCCCGGCAGGGGAGTCGGTGGATCAAACTCCTCTCGGGCGACGTCGCGAACGCGCTGATCAGCGAGGGCGAGCGGCCGGTGGTCGTGCTGCCCGATCACGTGGCCGACGGCGACGCGGACGCGATCGATGCCGACGCGGCCGACAGCGCGGCCGATGACGGAGGCGGCGGTGGCTGA